The Haloplanus sp. GDY1 genomic sequence CCGCGTCTCGACCCTAGCCCTCGGTATGGCGACCTACCGACGCCGGACGCGCGTCGACGCGCCGCTGGATTCGGTGTGGGACTTCCACTCCCGGGTGAGCGGCCTGGAGGCGCTGACCCCCGACTGGCTGAACCTCCGGATCGAGGCGGTCCGGGGACCGGACGGCGAACCCGACCCCGGGATTCTGGAGACGGGGTCGCGGATCGACGCCTCGATCCGGCCGTTCGGCGTCGGCCCGCGACAGCGCTGGACCTCCGTCATCACCGACCGGGTGCGCGACGGTGCCAGCGCGTACTTCAGAGACGAGATGGTCGACGGCCCGTTCCGCCGGTGGGAACACACCCACCGTTTCTTCGCCGACGGGGCGAAGACGGTCGTCGACGACCGGGTGGAGTACGCCCTCCCCTTCGGTCCCCTCGGCGAGGCCGTCGCGCCGCTCGCCCGCGTCGGGTTCGAACCCATGTTCCGGTACCGTCACCGGCGGACGCGCGCGCTCCTCGAGTGACCGTACGGTTTTGAGGGCGGCGGTCCAACCACCGGGTATGGACGTCGTCGACATGGACCACGTCGCCATCCGCGTGAGCGACCTCGACCGGGCGCTGGAGTTCTACCACGACCTGCTGGGGATGGAGATCCGCGACCGCGAGCGGTTCGAGGACGGCGAGGTGCCGTACGTGGCCGTCGTCGCCGGCGGCCGGCACCTCCACCTCGTGCCCACCGACGGGGCGTTCGACGTGGACGGCGAACACGTCTGTCTGCTCGTCCGTTCGGAGGGGACGGGTACCCGGGCGGAACTCGACGCCCTCCTCGACGACCTCCGGGCGGCGGGCGTCGAGGTGGAGGCGGGGGAGCCCCACGAACGCTACGGCGCGTACGGCCGCGACTGGGCGGCGTACGTCCGCGACCCCGACGGCCGCCGGATCGAACTCAAACTTCACTGAGGCCGTGCCGAGGCGGTGACGTAGATGCCGGCGAGGACGACCGTACCGCCGAGGAGCGTCCCGGCCGTCGGCACCTCGGACAGGAGGACGACCGCGAGCAGCGTACTCCCCACGGGTTCGCCGAGCAGCGAGACGCTGACGACGTGGGATTCGAGGTGGCCGAGCGCCCAGTTCACGACGGTGTGGCCGAGGACGCCCGGCCCGAGGGCCATCGCGGCGAACAGCGCCCACTCGTGGGGCGGGTACGACAGCAGTTCGTGCCCCCGGGCGACGGCGACGGCGAGCAGGACCAGCGCACAGGCCGTGTACACGACCGTCACGTACGGCAACACCCCGAGCCGTCGCCGTAACGACCGGCCGGCGAGGTAGTAGGCCGCCACCGCCACCGCGCCGAGGAGTGCGAGCGCGTTGCCGTACTGCGCCCCAGCCACGGGGGCGTCCGGCGTGGCGGTCGGATCGACCGCCGCGAGGAGGGTCGGGCCGAACGACAGCGCGACCATTCCGAGGAGGGCGATGCCGATGCCGACGGCCCCTCGCCGACTCACTCGCTCCCCGAGGAGGACCCACGCCCCGGCGGCGACGAACACCGGCTGGGCCTGGACGATGGTGACGCTCGCGGCGACCGTCGTGTGATCGAGGCTCTCGAACCAGACCACGAAGTGGACCGCGAGGGCGACGCCAGCGGCGACGGCGACCAGTCCGTCCCGCCGCCCGACCCGACGCAACGACGCCCTGTCGCCGCCGTCGACGAGGGGGGCGAGCGCCACGACGGTGAACGTCACCCGATACAGCGCCTTGACCACGTTCGGAGCGTCGCTCCAGCGGACCAGTATCGCGCTCGTGCTGATCGCGAGCACCGCGACGCCGAGGGCGACGAGCGGCGGGGCGACGACTCCATCGTCTGTCGCGGACACACGACGTCGCTCGGGGTGCCGCGGCTTACCGGTGTCGACGCTATCCGAAAGACGAACGCCGATTCTACGTCTTTCCGAAGACAATTTTTCTTCGAAGCTCGGAGTGGAGGATGTTTTGGCATCATTTACGTAGTTGGAGATATGAGCATGGTCCAACCATGCGTTCGATACGCGATTGGCTATGGATAGCGGCGTTCGTCATACTCGTCACGTTCTCGATCCCCTGGTTCCTCTGGGGGACCTCGACGGTGGTCGCCGGACTGCCGGTCTGGCTCTGGTGGCACCTCGGGTGGATGGGCCTCGCGGCGGTCACCTTCGCGCTGTTCACCCGGTACGGGTGGGATCGACTGATGGGCGTCGAGGGCGAGGCCGGCCTCGGCGCCGGGGGGACGCGGGGTGGTGAGCCGTGAGCCTCGGCCCGCTCGGCATCGTCCTCGCGTACCTCCTGCTCGCGCTCGGCGTCGGCCTGCTGGCCTACCGCGTCGGAGGGAACGACGCCGAGGACTTCTACCTCGCGAGTCGGACGCTGGGCACGCTCGTCCTCCTCTTTACCACCTTCGCGACCCTGCTGTCCGCGTTCACCTTCTTCGGGGGGCCGAACCTCGCGTACGCGGCCGGTCCCGAGTGGATCCTCGTCATGGGCGTGATGGACGGCGTGCTCTTTGCCCTCCTCTGGTACGTCATCGGCTACCGCCAGTGGCTCATCGGTCGCGCACGCGAGTACGTCACGCTGGGCGAGATGCTCGGCGACCGCTTCGCCTCGCCGGCGCTCCGCGGCCTGGTCGCCGGGGTCAGCCTCCTGTGGCTGTTCCCGTACGTCATGCTCCAGCAGATGGGGGCCGGCGAGGCCATCAGGGGCCTGACCGCCGGCGCCGTGCCCTACTGGGGTGGCGCCGCGCTCATCACCGTCTTCATGATCGTCTACGTGATGCTCGCCGGCCTGCGCGGCGTCGCCTGGACCGACACGCTCCAGGGCCTGTTCATGCTCTCGGTCCTCTGGATCGCGGTGGTCTGGATCGTCGGCGACCTCGGCGGCGTCGGCGCGGCCACCCGGGGGATGGTCGCGGCCAATCCCGACTTCGCCGCCCTCGGCGGCGGCCTCTACTCGCCGCAGTTCATCATCTCCTCGGCGGTCACCATCGCCTTCGGCGTCACCATGTTCCCACAGATCAACCAGCGCTTCTTCGTCGCGAAGTCGGCGACGGTGCTGAAACGCTCGTTCGCGCTGTGGCCCGTGCTCGTCCTCCTCCTGTTCGTCCCCGCGTTCATGCTCGGGGCGTGGGCCGCCGGCCTCCCCATCGAGGTGCCCGAGGGGGCGAACGTGCTGTCGGTGCTGCTGGCGGAGTACACGCCGGGCTGGTTCGCCGCACTCGTCGTCGCCGGCGCGATGGCGGCGATGATGTCCTCTTCGGACTCGATGCTCCTCTCGGGGTCGTCGTACTTCACCCGCGACCTCTATCGCCCCTTCGTCAGCCCCGAGGCGAGCGACCGCCGCGAGGCGTGGATCGCCCGGGTCGGCGTCGCCATCTTCGCCACGCTCGCCTTCGTCGCCAGCCTCTCTCGGCCCGGCACGCTCATCCAGGTAGGGGACACCGCCTTCTCCGGGTTCGCCCTGCTCGCCCCGCCGGTCATCGTCGCGCTCTACTGGGAGGCGACCACCCGCGACGGGATGCTC encodes the following:
- a CDS encoding SRPBCC family protein, with translation MATYRRRTRVDAPLDSVWDFHSRVSGLEALTPDWLNLRIEAVRGPDGEPDPGILETGSRIDASIRPFGVGPRQRWTSVITDRVRDGASAYFRDEMVDGPFRRWEHTHRFFADGAKTVVDDRVEYALPFGPLGEAVAPLARVGFEPMFRYRHRRTRALLE
- a CDS encoding VOC family protein; the encoded protein is MDVVDMDHVAIRVSDLDRALEFYHDLLGMEIRDRERFEDGEVPYVAVVAGGRHLHLVPTDGAFDVDGEHVCLLVRSEGTGTRAELDALLDDLRAAGVEVEAGEPHERYGAYGRDWAAYVRDPDGRRIELKLH
- a CDS encoding DMT family transporter, with product MSATDDGVVAPPLVALGVAVLAISTSAILVRWSDAPNVVKALYRVTFTVVALAPLVDGGDRASLRRVGRRDGLVAVAAGVALAVHFVVWFESLDHTTVAASVTIVQAQPVFVAAGAWVLLGERVSRRGAVGIGIALLGMVALSFGPTLLAAVDPTATPDAPVAGAQYGNALALLGAVAVAAYYLAGRSLRRRLGVLPYVTVVYTACALVLLAVAVARGHELLSYPPHEWALFAAMALGPGVLGHTVVNWALGHLESHVVSVSLLGEPVGSTLLAVVLLSEVPTAGTLLGGTVVLAGIYVTASARPQ
- a CDS encoding DUF3311 domain-containing protein, which gives rise to MRSIRDWLWIAAFVILVTFSIPWFLWGTSTVVAGLPVWLWWHLGWMGLAAVTFALFTRYGWDRLMGVEGEAGLGAGGTRGGEP
- a CDS encoding sodium:solute symporter family protein encodes the protein MSLGPLGIVLAYLLLALGVGLLAYRVGGNDAEDFYLASRTLGTLVLLFTTFATLLSAFTFFGGPNLAYAAGPEWILVMGVMDGVLFALLWYVIGYRQWLIGRAREYVTLGEMLGDRFASPALRGLVAGVSLLWLFPYVMLQQMGAGEAIRGLTAGAVPYWGGAALITVFMIVYVMLAGLRGVAWTDTLQGLFMLSVLWIAVVWIVGDLGGVGAATRGMVAANPDFAALGGGLYSPQFIISSAVTIAFGVTMFPQINQRFFVAKSATVLKRSFALWPVLVLLLFVPAFMLGAWAAGLPIEVPEGANVLSVLLAEYTPGWFAALVVAGAMAAMMSSSDSMLLSGSSYFTRDLYRPFVSPEASDRREAWIARVGVAIFATLAFVASLSRPGTLIQVGDTAFSGFALLAPPVIVALYWEATTRDGMLVGVGVPQALYLAHVLVPSTPVEVGGTTVALLARSYAGWDVALAFMLLGGALTVGVSLVSSQAVDEDATAFAVGGD